A portion of the Sulfurospirillum diekertiae genome contains these proteins:
- a CDS encoding rolling circle replication-associated protein codes for MKYGLNSFDVENSQRKIDLQKEYMLKSTFVTSNGTCKTLLDVNMNANISTRYYAQLVNKVNTLQQTMSNLDLMPIFMTLTLDGWLHDLYYGDYSRFKEEYLKKLPETDKYGYLKTKASLREVFDVHDLYMVLRWQWDRFMKTNTIQTIREDTKIGYLFAVEPHESGVPHAHVLFYVPFASIEKLKKEFKKIFGTSQNKGQDKERLSLDQIANGEMNGFQWTLTNPVGYILKYVTKSFMDIKNQSQIDELQAWYIKHRIVRFTTSHTLVPQWVYNKVYPLENDWLYLSDLKINSMCEWSAEDDYFKFEDTKLGKTLMYTRGLYQMFQDGSLVHEFGEMKELKLPNTMKFRDKFVLRQHKKFIKIELFNVKGQKIELYPKPIAQRKNYDLVQYYRKLNPELCNLQHFGLVQNECIKRGLIEGQIQSLNDFNTDFEMGA; via the coding sequence ATGAAATATGGTCTTAATTCTTTTGATGTTGAAAATTCTCAACGAAAAATTGATTTGCAAAAAGAATATATGCTTAAGTCAACTTTTGTGACTTCAAATGGTACATGCAAGACACTTCTTGATGTTAACATGAATGCAAATATTTCAACACGTTATTATGCTCAACTCGTCAACAAAGTAAACACTCTTCAACAAACTATGTCAAATCTTGATTTGATGCCTATTTTTATGACTCTTACGCTTGACGGTTGGCTTCATGATCTCTACTATGGTGATTATTCACGTTTTAAAGAGGAGTATTTAAAAAAGCTTCCTGAAACTGATAAATATGGTTATCTTAAAACTAAGGCTTCTCTTAGAGAGGTATTTGATGTTCATGATCTTTACATGGTCTTACGTTGGCAATGGGATAGATTTATGAAAACTAATACAATTCAAACGATTAGAGAAGATACAAAAATTGGTTATCTTTTTGCTGTTGAGCCACATGAAAGTGGCGTACCTCACGCACATGTTCTTTTTTATGTTCCTTTTGCCTCTATTGAAAAACTCAAAAAAGAGTTCAAAAAGATTTTTGGCACTTCTCAAAATAAAGGTCAAGATAAAGAACGTCTTTCTCTTGACCAGATTGCTAATGGCGAAATGAACGGTTTTCAATGGACGTTAACAAATCCAGTTGGCTACATTCTTAAATACGTTACTAAATCATTCATGGATATTAAAAACCAATCACAAATAGATGAGCTTCAAGCATGGTATATTAAGCATCGTATTGTTCGCTTTACAACGTCCCATACTCTCGTGCCTCAATGGGTGTACAACAAAGTCTATCCACTCGAAAATGATTGGTTATACCTCTCTGATCTTAAAATTAATTCTATGTGTGAGTGGTCGGCTGAAGATGATTACTTTAAATTTGAAGATACAAAACTTGGCAAAACTCTTATGTATACAAGAGGACTTTATCAAATGTTTCAAGATGGCTCTCTCGTTCATGAGTTTGGCGAAATGAAAGAGTTAAAACTTCCTAATACGATGAAATTTAGGGATAAATTTGTTCTTAGACAACATAAAAAATTTATTAAAATCGAGCTCTTTAATGTTAAAGGTCAAAAAATAGAACTCTATCCAAAACCAATAGCACAACGTAAAAATTATGATCTCGTTCAATATTATCGCAAACTAAATCCTGAACTCTGCAATCTCCAACACTTTGGTTTAGTCCAAAACGAATGTATTAAACGTGGACTTATTGAGGGGCAAATTCAATCTTTAAATGACTTTAATACAGATTTTGAAATGGGAGCTTAA
- a CDS encoding tyrosine-type recombinase/integrase — protein sequence MTFQKYASLYIKLNEDDWKPSYLDKNKGIVETRFEAFKDMDIKDLHASDIKLWYKNIDDVGNKSKRNYLSVLKGILDVALHDEVIQKNPMIHVKFPKYKAPRIHPFSADEVKMILEASKDLNFNFVYYLAMGFYAGMRTGEILALKRNEVDLKKRMISIKSTRSRFGEGTPKTFGSKRTIPILDSLYPYIVKMLENCNTKYVLTNQYDRPYRDSHVFCTYWWKPLLESLKLPYRRIYDTRHTFATNMLYRELCSPAELAQYLGHSNVQMVYEVYVSYLDSHFDKFDRSIAIYS from the coding sequence ATGACTTTTCAAAAATATGCTTCTCTTTATATTAAACTTAACGAGGACGATTGGAAACCGTCTTACTTAGATAAAAATAAAGGGATTGTTGAAACTCGTTTTGAAGCTTTTAAAGATATGGATATTAAAGATTTACATGCTTCTGATATTAAGCTTTGGTATAAAAATATAGATGATGTAGGTAATAAGTCTAAACGAAACTACTTAAGCGTTTTAAAGGGTATTCTTGACGTTGCACTACATGATGAAGTGATACAAAAAAATCCAATGATACATGTAAAGTTTCCAAAGTATAAAGCTCCTCGAATTCACCCTTTTAGTGCAGATGAAGTTAAAATGATTTTGGAAGCTTCAAAAGACTTGAATTTTAATTTTGTCTATTACCTTGCAATGGGTTTTTATGCGGGTATGCGTACGGGTGAAATATTAGCTTTAAAACGTAATGAAGTTGATCTCAAAAAAAGAATGATTAGTATTAAGTCAACTCGTTCTCGTTTTGGTGAGGGTACTCCCAAAACATTTGGATCCAAACGTACTATTCCTATTCTTGACTCTTTATATCCCTACATTGTGAAAATGCTTGAAAATTGTAATACTAAGTATGTTTTAACAAATCAATATGATAGACCGTATCGTGATAGTCATGTCTTTTGTACGTATTGGTGGAAACCTCTTTTAGAGTCTTTAAAACTTCCTTATAGAAGGATATATGATACTCGTCATACATTTGCTACAAATATGCTTTATCGTGAGCTTTGTAGTCCTGCTGAATTAGCTCAGTATCTTGGTCATTCTAATGTTCAGATGGTTTATGAGGTATATGTCTCGTATCTTGATAGTCACTTCGATAAATTTGATAGATCTATCGCAATTTATTCATAA
- a CDS encoding AsmA family protein codes for MLLSLLLFFFLIKVIDFNEYKPRLHKAIKESTGYEVIIRGDITLTLSPIGVSVSDIEVNNPTYHPETPFAKLGSFDVALDVPALLKKEIKVTQLSLDGLALNIEKIKDGKFNYDLLPVPTQKVADKKTKENNATVEKESDVSAFMNAKKIIFSNSTISYADVNATNKIVFEHVHLDINDISYDVSKHSIQGLYFNADTHIDKIQYGSAYAVQDISMSFELKNGIAVSNALKYTLFDTQIQGNGKFDFCGKQPKISLKSKIVGLKLASLSKELWGKDLLDGNANGDFKLSFFVGDGITFKSTLNGFVQLSGEEITLKGYDIDKIALVLDPFQKEKLNLNTLISGTIEAFKGGNSVIKELNTKVDLGYSEIKLSDVALSTASNRIAIKGAVNIVDEKLMDVKAALLDTKGCAVVEQKFSGTYAKPSVKLDATAVATLKDVVLSFTTKSKITHTQPKQNDENCTVFYDGVIKQPELVLPATSVPPVSE; via the coding sequence TTGCTGTTGTCGTTGCTGCTTTTTTTCTTTCTTATTAAAGTGATTGATTTTAATGAATACAAACCACGATTGCACAAAGCGATTAAAGAGAGTACTGGATATGAAGTGATTATTCGTGGTGATATAACACTTACCCTTTCACCTATTGGCGTTAGTGTCTCTGATATTGAGGTCAATAATCCAACGTATCATCCTGAAACTCCGTTTGCCAAGTTGGGTAGTTTTGATGTTGCACTTGACGTACCTGCATTGCTTAAAAAAGAGATTAAAGTTACACAGCTTTCTCTCGATGGACTTGCTTTAAATATAGAAAAAATAAAAGATGGCAAGTTTAATTATGATTTACTGCCTGTACCAACACAAAAAGTAGCTGATAAAAAAACTAAAGAGAACAATGCCACCGTTGAAAAAGAGAGCGATGTATCCGCTTTCATGAATGCCAAAAAAATTATCTTTAGCAACAGTACAATCAGTTATGCAGATGTGAATGCAACTAATAAAATTGTCTTCGAACACGTTCATCTTGATATAAATGATATCAGTTATGATGTTTCCAAGCATAGTATTCAAGGGCTCTATTTTAATGCTGATACGCACATCGACAAAATTCAGTATGGTAGCGCTTATGCTGTGCAAGATATTTCGATGTCCTTTGAGCTGAAAAATGGTATTGCGGTTAGTAATGCTCTTAAATACACACTTTTTGATACGCAAATTCAAGGAAATGGCAAGTTTGATTTTTGTGGGAAACAACCGAAAATTTCATTAAAGAGCAAGATCGTTGGTTTGAAATTGGCATCTCTCTCAAAAGAATTATGGGGTAAAGATCTGCTGGATGGCAATGCCAATGGTGACTTTAAACTCTCATTCTTTGTGGGCGATGGTATAACTTTTAAAAGCACTCTCAATGGATTTGTTCAGCTTTCAGGTGAGGAGATAACCTTAAAGGGTTATGATATAGACAAAATTGCTTTAGTGCTTGATCCTTTTCAAAAAGAGAAGTTAAATCTCAACACACTTATATCTGGTACTATTGAGGCTTTTAAAGGTGGCAATAGCGTGATTAAGGAGCTTAATACTAAAGTTGATCTTGGGTACTCTGAAATAAAACTAAGTGATGTAGCGCTGAGCACAGCTTCTAATCGAATAGCCATTAAGGGAGCTGTCAATATTGTTGATGAAAAATTGATGGATGTAAAAGCAGCTCTTTTGGATACAAAAGGATGTGCCGTCGTTGAACAAAAGTTTAGTGGAACGTATGCCAAACCTTCTGTAAAGCTTGATGCAACAGCTGTTGCAACACTCAAAGATGTGGTACTTTCTTTTACAACAAAATCAAAAATAACACATACGCAACCGAAGCAAAATGATGAAAATTGTACTGTTTTTTATGATGGAGTGATTAAGCAACCTGAATTGGTTTTACCTGCAACGTCGGTACCTCCAGTTTCGGAATAA
- the pyrF gene encoding orotidine-5'-phosphate decarboxylase, which yields MKLCVALDLPTKSENIALIQKLKSEDVWLKVGLRSFIRDGEPLLHEIKAINPHFKIFLDLKIHDIPNTMADAAESMVSLGVDMFNVHASSGRKAMRMVMERVNTFSNPPIVLAVTALTSFDNASFEAIYHTPIAQKAVDFAQDAYASGLHGVVSSVYESLDIKAHTAPSFLTLTPGIRPFGESSNDQERVADLETAKKQHSDFIVVGRPIYHSDDPLGVVKKIIENI from the coding sequence ATGAAATTGTGCGTTGCGCTTGATCTCCCCACTAAATCTGAAAATATTGCTCTGATTCAAAAGCTCAAAAGTGAAGATGTTTGGCTTAAAGTGGGACTTCGCTCTTTTATTCGAGATGGCGAACCCCTTTTACATGAGATCAAAGCGATCAATCCTCATTTTAAAATTTTTTTAGATCTCAAAATCCATGATATACCTAATACAATGGCAGATGCCGCTGAGTCAATGGTTTCTCTTGGTGTGGATATGTTCAACGTACATGCCTCCAGTGGACGTAAAGCGATGCGCATGGTAATGGAACGTGTCAATACCTTTTCAAATCCCCCAATTGTTTTAGCTGTAACGGCACTGACCAGTTTTGACAATGCCTCTTTCGAAGCGATTTATCATACCCCTATTGCGCAAAAAGCGGTTGATTTTGCCCAAGATGCTTATGCCAGTGGCTTGCACGGCGTTGTTTCTTCCGTTTATGAGAGTTTAGACATTAAAGCACATACGGCTCCTTCTTTCTTGACGCTAACACCTGGTATTCGTCCTTTTGGTGAGAGTAGTAATGATCAAGAGAGAGTGGCTGATCTTGAGACTGCAAAAAAGCAACATTCAGATTTTATTGTCGTGGGGAGACCGATTTATCATAGTGATGATCCGCTAGGTGTGGTAAAGAAAATTATTGAAAATATTTAG
- the nusB gene encoding transcription antitermination factor NusB codes for MATRHQARESIIGLLYAEDIGNSGIEKFIDELFEEKKIRNQQKEFALGLYHGVKEHLIIIDEAINHHLKEWNLSEIGTIERAILRLGAYEVLYSELDNAVIINEAIELAKKLCNETSPKFINGVLDAISRDGEAK; via the coding sequence TTGGCAACACGACATCAAGCAAGAGAGAGTATTATTGGTCTATTATACGCAGAAGATATTGGAAATTCTGGCATTGAAAAATTTATAGATGAACTCTTTGAAGAGAAAAAGATTCGAAATCAACAAAAAGAGTTTGCCCTTGGGTTGTACCACGGTGTGAAAGAGCATTTAATCATCATTGATGAAGCGATTAACCATCATCTTAAAGAGTGGAACCTCAGTGAAATTGGGACGATTGAACGTGCTATTTTAAGACTAGGTGCGTATGAAGTTTTGTATTCTGAACTGGATAATGCAGTGATTATTAACGAAGCAATTGAGCTTGCAAAAAAACTGTGCAATGAAACAAGCCCTAAATTTATTAACGGTGTTTTGGATGCAATTTCAAGAGATGGGGAAGCTAAATAA
- the ribH gene encoding 6,7-dimethyl-8-ribityllumazine synthase, giving the protein MNIIEGKLSLNGKEKVAIINSRFNHIITDRLVEGARDAFIRHGGDEKNLDLILVPGAYEIPLALDKILSSGKYDAVCCVGAIIRGSTPHFDYVAAEATKGVANTALKYQKPVTFGVLTTDNIEQAIERAGSKAGNKGFEAMTGLIELISLYKHL; this is encoded by the coding sequence ATGAATATTATTGAAGGAAAACTCTCCCTTAATGGTAAAGAAAAAGTAGCCATTATTAATAGTCGATTTAACCATATTATCACAGATCGTTTGGTTGAAGGCGCACGTGATGCGTTTATTCGTCACGGCGGCGATGAGAAAAATTTAGACCTTATTTTAGTGCCAGGGGCGTATGAAATTCCTTTAGCCCTCGATAAAATTTTAAGCAGCGGTAAGTATGACGCGGTCTGTTGTGTTGGTGCGATTATTCGTGGAAGCACGCCGCATTTTGACTACGTTGCTGCAGAAGCAACCAAAGGAGTTGCCAATACCGCACTAAAATATCAAAAACCCGTGACCTTTGGTGTTTTAACCACCGATAACATTGAGCAAGCGATTGAGAGAGCTGGAAGCAAAGCGGGTAATAAAGGCTTTGAAGCCATGACAGGTTTGATCGAACTTATTAGCCTCTACAAACATCTATAA
- the ovoA gene encoding 5-histidylcysteine sulfoxide synthase, with the protein MQLIPTRNILLNQGTSEQKRQEIREYFLKTYTVYEKLFELMKDEESYYLTADPLRHPLVFYFGHTATFFINKLVLAKILDKRINPSFESIFAIGVDEMSWDDLNQSNYKWPRIAEIQAYRDAVKAKILELIDTLPLAMPISWESPFWAIMMGIEHERIHLETSSVLIRQLPLERVKPSDFWKVCPLDTPIVQNELLHVKGTTLRLEKKRDDALYGWDNEYGLHVKEVKDFKASKYLVSNAEFLAFVANKGYETQSFWSEEGWKWRTYKNATMPLFWRIDASGYKLRLMAEEIEMPWSWPVEINYLEAKAFCNWKSQVTGQSIRLPSEEEWYVLHDLHVKVEEPFWDKAPANLNLEYFASSVPVDTFAFGDFYDVIGNVWQWTETPINGFDGFMVHPLYDDFSVPTFDDRHNIIKGGSWISTGNEIIRSSRYAFRRHFYQHAGFRYIESAEPVETHSVFYETDFALSKICEAHFGEKEPNYYEKMAQFCIDLGGSKAKALEIGCGVGRGTFALARHFEMVHGIEFTARVVRLATNFKESGKLKYALKEEGELAIFIEKNLSDFGINPRVQKVEFWQADPHNMKPYFDGYDLILANDVLDTLYDPALFLEKIKERLNAGGFLVIASAYDWDEVKTPRAKWLGGFKKNGEKYNTFDALNEHLSVFFTLHVKPLSMRLEVKESARKSVIKNVTCKCLEKAIIKL; encoded by the coding sequence ATGCAACTGATCCCAACGCGCAATATTCTTCTCAATCAAGGAACAAGCGAACAAAAAAGGCAAGAGATCAGAGAGTATTTTCTCAAAACCTATACGGTGTATGAAAAGCTTTTTGAGCTGATGAAGGATGAGGAGAGTTATTATCTTACCGCCGATCCTTTGCGTCATCCGCTGGTGTTTTATTTTGGTCATACTGCGACTTTTTTTATCAATAAACTCGTGCTTGCTAAGATTTTAGATAAACGCATTAACCCTTCATTTGAGTCGATTTTTGCGATTGGTGTGGATGAGATGAGTTGGGACGATCTTAACCAATCTAATTACAAATGGCCACGCATTGCTGAGATTCAAGCGTATCGTGACGCTGTGAAAGCTAAAATCTTAGAACTCATCGATACATTGCCTCTTGCCATGCCTATTTCATGGGAGAGTCCATTTTGGGCGATTATGATGGGCATTGAGCATGAGCGCATTCATCTTGAAACGTCCTCTGTTCTTATACGTCAATTGCCGCTTGAGCGTGTGAAGCCAAGTGATTTTTGGAAAGTTTGTCCACTGGATACGCCAATTGTGCAAAACGAATTATTACATGTAAAAGGCACGACACTTCGTTTAGAGAAGAAACGAGACGATGCACTGTACGGTTGGGATAACGAATACGGTTTACATGTAAAAGAAGTCAAAGACTTTAAAGCCTCCAAATACCTCGTCTCCAATGCCGAATTTTTAGCGTTTGTTGCCAATAAAGGGTACGAAACACAAAGTTTTTGGAGTGAAGAGGGCTGGAAGTGGCGTACGTACAAAAATGCGACCATGCCACTTTTTTGGCGAATTGATGCTTCAGGATACAAACTTCGTCTGATGGCAGAAGAGATTGAAATGCCGTGGAGTTGGCCTGTGGAGATCAATTACCTTGAAGCCAAAGCCTTTTGCAACTGGAAAAGTCAAGTGACAGGGCAGTCCATTCGCCTTCCAAGTGAAGAGGAGTGGTACGTTCTGCATGATTTACATGTAAAGGTAGAAGAGCCGTTTTGGGACAAGGCACCTGCGAATCTTAACCTCGAATATTTTGCCTCTTCTGTGCCTGTGGATACGTTTGCTTTTGGTGATTTTTACGATGTTATCGGCAATGTGTGGCAGTGGACTGAAACGCCGATTAACGGGTTTGATGGCTTTATGGTTCATCCACTTTACGATGATTTTTCTGTTCCGACCTTTGATGATAGGCACAACATTATCAAAGGCGGTTCGTGGATCAGTACGGGCAATGAAATCATACGAAGCTCACGTTATGCGTTTCGCCGTCATTTTTACCAACATGCGGGCTTTCGTTATATTGAGTCTGCTGAGCCTGTGGAGACGCACTCCGTGTTTTACGAGACAGATTTTGCACTTTCCAAAATTTGCGAGGCGCATTTTGGTGAAAAAGAACCTAACTATTATGAAAAAATGGCGCAGTTTTGTATTGATTTGGGTGGTTCAAAAGCAAAAGCATTGGAAATTGGGTGTGGCGTCGGCAGGGGAACATTTGCGCTTGCACGCCATTTTGAAATGGTACACGGCATTGAATTTACCGCGCGCGTTGTGAGGCTTGCGACCAATTTTAAAGAGAGTGGTAAACTCAAATACGCCTTAAAAGAAGAGGGCGAACTAGCCATATTTATTGAAAAAAATCTCAGTGATTTTGGCATCAATCCACGGGTTCAAAAAGTGGAATTTTGGCAAGCCGATCCACACAATATGAAGCCTTATTTTGATGGATATGATCTCATTCTTGCTAATGATGTACTGGATACGTTATATGATCCTGCGCTTTTTTTAGAGAAGATCAAAGAGCGTCTCAATGCTGGGGGATTTTTAGTTATTGCAAGTGCGTATGACTGGGATGAAGTTAAAACACCTCGTGCCAAATGGCTGGGAGGCTTTAAGAAAAATGGTGAAAAATACAATACATTTGATGCCCTCAATGAGCATTTATCGGTCTTTTTTACTTTACATGTAAAGCCATTGTCGATGCGTTTAGAAGTGAAAGAGAGTGCACGTAAAAGTGTGATAAAAAACGTTACATGTAAGTGTCTGGAAAAAGCGATAATTAAACTGTAA
- the kdsA gene encoding 3-deoxy-8-phosphooctulonate synthase: protein MILIAGPCVIESRDNLFRVAEQLMSYHKDQSIDFYFKSSFDKANRTSIDSFRGPGMDEGLKLLDEVRTQFGYKLLTDIHDYTQAKPVGEVVDVLQIPAFLCRQTDLLVAAAQTKCVVNIKKGQFLNPADMRYSVKKVLDTRGVKEEGYEAAKKAGVWLTERGSTFGYGNLVVDARSFVIMREFAPVVFDATHSVQMPGTEGGKSGGKREYVRPLSRAAAAVGVDGFFFETHFNPCEALCDGPNMLDLDDLGLAIKDIKAIQDSLKA, encoded by the coding sequence GTGATTTTAATAGCAGGACCGTGTGTCATTGAAAGTAGAGACAACCTATTTCGGGTTGCAGAGCAATTAATGAGTTATCACAAAGATCAATCGATAGATTTTTATTTTAAAAGCAGTTTTGATAAAGCCAATCGTACGAGTATCGACAGTTTTAGAGGTCCAGGCATGGACGAGGGTTTGAAACTTTTAGATGAGGTGAGAACGCAGTTTGGGTATAAACTTTTGACGGACATACATGACTACACACAAGCGAAGCCTGTGGGTGAAGTAGTGGACGTGCTTCAGATCCCTGCGTTTTTATGCCGTCAAACCGATCTTTTGGTCGCCGCCGCACAGACTAAATGCGTGGTGAATATCAAAAAAGGGCAGTTTTTAAATCCTGCTGATATGCGCTATTCGGTCAAAAAAGTTTTGGATACCAGAGGTGTGAAAGAAGAGGGCTACGAAGCCGCTAAAAAAGCGGGCGTGTGGCTGACCGAGCGAGGCAGTACCTTTGGGTATGGCAATTTGGTTGTGGATGCGCGTAGTTTTGTCATTATGCGTGAGTTTGCTCCTGTGGTTTTTGATGCAACCCATTCGGTGCAAATGCCAGGAACCGAGGGTGGAAAAAGCGGTGGAAAACGCGAATACGTCCGTCCTCTTTCACGTGCCGCTGCTGCTGTTGGGGTGGATGGTTTTTTCTTTGAAACCCATTTTAATCCTTGCGAGGCACTTTGTGATGGACCGAATATGCTTGATTTAGACGACTTAGGTTTAGCCATTAAAGACATTAAAGCGATACAAGATAGCTTAAAGGCATAG
- a CDS encoding DMT family transporter, which translates to MLLSSFSFAFDGAFAKVLSQSMDSVEVVFFRNGLTMLFVALSIFKLPIKQIGGKPWLLLFRALIGFASMLVFFYNIAHIPLADAITFSRTAPIFTAILAFFFLKEKIGWKGWVAVFVGFIGIVFVMKPNGLMLSKTDLFGLFSGLGAALAYTSVRELNRVYDTRVIVLAFVCTGTFFPALFMILSEFFHTPMFDFMLGHFIAPVGIEWLYIVLMGFSGAIGQVYMTKAFATTKAGIVGAAGYSIIFFSLIIGIILGDGLPDILGLFGILLVVLSGIIVAKEKE; encoded by the coding sequence ATGCTTCTCTCTTCGTTTAGCTTTGCATTTGATGGTGCGTTTGCTAAAGTTTTAAGTCAGAGTATGGATTCCGTGGAAGTGGTCTTTTTTCGTAATGGTTTGACAATGCTTTTTGTAGCGCTGAGTATTTTCAAACTACCGATAAAACAAATTGGTGGGAAGCCTTGGTTGCTTCTTTTTCGTGCTCTCATTGGTTTCGCTTCGATGTTGGTTTTTTTCTACAACATTGCCCATATTCCCCTTGCTGATGCCATCACATTTTCACGAACTGCACCTATTTTCACGGCTATTTTAGCCTTTTTCTTTTTGAAAGAGAAAATCGGTTGGAAAGGCTGGGTAGCTGTTTTTGTTGGGTTTATCGGTATCGTTTTTGTCATGAAACCCAACGGCTTGATGCTTTCCAAAACTGACCTTTTTGGACTTTTTAGCGGTCTTGGTGCGGCACTTGCCTACACGAGCGTACGAGAGCTAAACCGTGTGTATGATACCCGTGTTATTGTGCTTGCCTTTGTCTGTACTGGAACATTTTTTCCTGCACTTTTTATGATTTTGAGTGAATTTTTCCATACGCCGATGTTTGATTTTATGCTGGGGCATTTTATTGCACCTGTAGGGATAGAGTGGCTCTATATTGTTTTAATGGGCTTTTCTGGCGCTATTGGGCAAGTCTATATGACCAAAGCATTTGCAACTACCAAAGCGGGAATTGTAGGAGCAGCTGGGTATTCGATTATCTTCTTTTCGCTCATTATTGGCATTATCTTAGGCGATGGTTTACCAGATATTCTTGGACTATTTGGTATACTCTTAGTCGTTCTTAGTGGAATTATTGTAGCAAAGGAGAAAGAGTGA
- a CDS encoding mechanosensitive ion channel family protein has product MDLQHILEYSLFGLPITHIAIAITIFLLGLAFKNLIASIILKPLRTIAKRTKTTTDDKIIAVLDEPLKLSIVLVASYIATLWLPFRSFDHVVDLAIKSFETFIIFWILYRMVDKFSNLFSFFSSKFGKELHQDIQHFITKALRIFLVALGIMAVLQEWGINVSAFVASLGLGGLAFALAAKDTVANLFGSLVIFTDRPFKVGDWVETPAVEGYIEEIGIRSTKIRTFAQALVSMPNATLANTPITNWSRMGKRRVKTRLGLTYNTSVEQMQAIIQEIKTMLKKHPDVHQETILVNFDEFDNSALSIFLYFFTKTTVWLEYLHVREDVNFKIMEIVARNGAQFAFPSQTLYVESLPK; this is encoded by the coding sequence ATGGATCTCCAACATATTTTAGAGTACAGCCTTTTTGGATTGCCTATTACCCATATTGCAATTGCTATCACTATTTTTTTACTCGGATTAGCCTTCAAAAATCTTATTGCAAGCATTATTCTCAAACCTCTTAGAACCATAGCTAAACGTACCAAAACGACCACAGATGATAAAATCATCGCTGTTCTTGACGAGCCTTTAAAACTCTCTATTGTATTGGTTGCCTCCTACATTGCAACGCTTTGGCTCCCTTTTAGAAGCTTTGATCATGTTGTCGATCTTGCGATCAAATCGTTTGAAACATTCATTATTTTTTGGATTTTGTATCGAATGGTGGATAAATTTTCCAATCTCTTTAGCTTCTTCTCTTCAAAATTTGGTAAAGAGCTACACCAAGATATTCAGCATTTCATTACCAAAGCTTTGCGTATCTTTCTTGTTGCATTGGGTATTATGGCGGTTTTGCAGGAGTGGGGCATCAATGTCAGCGCCTTTGTCGCATCCTTAGGACTTGGAGGTTTAGCCTTTGCCCTCGCCGCTAAAGATACGGTTGCCAATCTTTTTGGCTCACTGGTCATTTTTACAGACCGCCCTTTTAAAGTAGGTGATTGGGTTGAAACACCCGCAGTAGAAGGATACATTGAAGAGATTGGTATTCGCTCAACCAAAATTCGTACCTTTGCGCAAGCCTTAGTCAGCATGCCCAATGCAACACTCGCCAATACACCTATTACCAATTGGTCACGCATGGGAAAACGTCGTGTAAAAACACGTTTGGGACTTACCTATAACACCTCCGTGGAGCAGATGCAAGCGATTATCCAAGAGATAAAAACCATGCTCAAAAAACACCCAGATGTTCATCAAGAGACCATTTTAGTTAATTTTGATGAATTTGATAACAGCGCACTGAGTATCTTTCTCTACTTTTTTACCAAAACAACCGTTTGGCTAGAGTATTTACATGTAAGAGAGGATGTCAATTTTAAAATTATGGAGATCGTCGCACGTAACGGCGCGCAGTTCGCATTCCCTTCACAAACGCTCTATGTAGAGAGTTTACCAAAATAA